The following is a genomic window from Treponema pallidum subsp. pallidum str. Nichols.
CGTCGGTTTGGGGGACTTTCCATAGGGGCTAACCTGAAGGCGGGGTTCCGCGACGCGCAGGGCCTAACGCACCTGTCGCTGGGTACCGACGTGGGTCTGCAATGGGTGGGGAACGTTGCTAAGTTCTTTAGCTCTGCAGAACCCAACATGTACGTCGGTCTTTCCGCTACTAACCTAGGGTTCACCGTTAAACTGCCGGGGTCGCCGTTTGTCCTGTGCAGAGCGACGGGTGAGCAGTGCTGCAAGACGTGCTCGGGCCGCTGCACGGGCGTTGGGACCTGCTGTAACGGCGAGAAGCCGTGCTGCAAGGACTGCGACTGTAACTGTCCCTGCCAGGACGAAGCAACGCCGGGCTCACCGCACGCGACAGACACCATGCTGCGCGCAGGGTTTGCGTACCGGCCGCTCAGTTGGTTCCTCTTTAGCGTGGGTGTGGCCACCCGCGTGAACGTAAGCAACCTGCAGGTGGACCACCTCTGGAAGCGCTCTTCCTATGCGCTTGGGATGATATTAGACCCGGTTCGCTTCCTCACCTTGCTTTCGGGAGTCGCCGTGAACGCAAATGGAAAGGTGCGCGCAGGCGTGGGCGCCGAAATACGCGTCGCGTGCTTCCAGGTGAGTGCGTCGTACCGCTACGACTCCACAGGCGATGAGCAACAGGGCACGCCGCACAACATGTCGCTCGGTGCCTCTATCCTGCTCGGACGCAAGTAAAGCGCGCGGCGCCAGCGCTGCGTGATTGCCAAAGGCGGCTGCCCAGGGGCGCCGCCTTTCTTTTCTCCGCGCGTGCGACGGGGTTTTCTGGGTGAGCGGCGGTGCTCCGCTTGCCAACTGCGCGCGCGTGCATTACAATGGGCACCATGATCAGACATACATTTACGCATAGGTGCGGAGCGCTCCTGTGCGCGCTGGCGTTGGGAAGCTCCACTATGGCTGCGACCGCCGCTGCAAAACCCAAGAAAGGGCAAATGCAGAAATTGCGGCAGCGGCCGGTGTGGGCGCCCACCGGCGGGCGGTATGCGTCTTTGGACGGTGCGTTTACCGCGCTGGCAAATGATGCAAGTTTCTTTGAGGCAAATCCGGCAGGAAGTGCGAACATGACGCACGGGGAGCTGGCTTTCTTCCATACCACTGGCTTTGGCTCGTTTCACGCCGAAACGCTCTCTTACGTTGGCCAGTCGGGCAACTGGGGATACGGCGCGTCGATGCGTATGTTTTTCCCTGAATCTGGGTTTGACTTTTCTACCACCACGGAGCCCGTGTGCACACCTGCTTCGAACCCCATTAAGCAGCGCGGGGCAATTGGAATCATCAACTTTGCCCGGCGTATCGGAGGTCTCTCCCTGGGAGCCAACCTGAAGGCGGGGTTCCGCGACGCGCAGGGCCTGCAGCACACCTCTGTCTCCAGTGACATCGGCTTGCAGTGGGTGGGGAACGTTGCCAAGTCCTTTACCTCTGAAGAGCCCAACCTGTACATCGGGCTTGCGGCCACCAACTTGGGATTGACCGTAAAGGTCTCGGACAAGATAGAGAACTGCACGAGTACCTGTGAAAAGTGTGGTTGCTGCAAGGAGAGGTGCTGCTGCAACGGCAAGAAGGCGTGCTGCAAGGACTGCGACTGTAACTGCCCCTGTCAGGACTGCAACGACAAAGGTACGGTGCACGCAACAGACACCATGCTGCGTGCAGGGTTTGCATACCGGCCCTTCAGCTGGTTCCTCTTTAGCCTTGGTGCCACCACCAGCATGAATGTGCAGACCTTGGCTAGTAGTGACGCCAAGTCGCTGTACCAGAACCTGGCTTACAGCATAGGCGCCATGTTTGATCCCTTCAGCTTCCTGAGCTTGAGTTCGAGCTTCCGCATCAACCACAAGGCTAACATGCGAGTGGGAGTGGGTGCAGAGGCGCGCATTGCCCGCATTAAGCTGAACGCGGGATACCGCTGTGACGTCAGCGACATCAGCAGTGGGAGTGGGTGCACAGGCGCGAAGGCTTCGCACTACCTTTCCTTGGGTGGCGCGATACTGCTCGGCCGAAATTAATTCATAATATGCCGGGGCGCCCGCCGGTGCCCTGCTGAAGAATGCGGAGCGGCAAGACGTGGAGGGGGTTTTGCCGCTTTTTTGGTGCGGCGGCCGTGTGTGTCGGCTGCGCCAGTACGCGTAGGAGGACGATTGGTGTTCGGTTTTGCACGCGTCGGTTCGCGCGGGCTCTGCTTGGGGGCCCTCCTGCTCTCCCCTCGCATCGTGTTGGCACAGCACGTTGCTGACGCTCCTTTGGGCGCACGCGGGGTTGTTCCGCGCAGCTCCTTGCCTCGGCGCACGCGGGCGGCCCGGGCTACGACGCTGCGATCTCGGGGCGGCGTGGTCAGTTCCCGCGCGAGCGGGGGAACGCTCGTGGTCACCGCGCAGAAACCGAAGGTCATGGCACGAAATGACGTGGACTACCGTCCGCTCTCCCTGCAGGCCGGCGGCAGACAAGGCTCGTTGGACCTTGTTGCCACCGCAACGGCGGATGACGCCAGCTTCTTTGAAGCGAACGCCGCAGGAAGCGCCACCATACCGCGCATGACGCTCGCCTTTTTTCACACCATGCGCATTTCCGACTCCCACATAGACGTACTTTCCTTTGTCGGGCGGGCGGGGCGCACCGGCTACGGCGTTTCGGCACGCGCCTTTTACCCAGACATGTCCAGCAAAACCACCGGCTTCGTGGGAATTTTTAACGTATCGCACGCTTTCTCTTCCGCCTATCGCTTTAAGGGCGTGAGCGTGGGCGCAAACCTTAAGGTGGGGTATCGCCACACCCGGGGGGGGGGTAGCAGCCAGTCAAAGAGCTCCAACGGGAAGGAGAACCACCACATAGTCCTGACCGCGGACGTAGGGGTGCGCGGTGCGTGGACGGTGTCTAAAAACTTTGGTGCGCATGAGCCAAACCTGTGGGCAGGAGTAGCATTCCGCAACATTGGCGCGTCAATCAACGCCACAAACCTTCACGGAAATAACGGCGCCGGAGGCAGCGGCGGCGGTGGAGGGGGCAATGGCGACGGGAAACCTGCCCACGTCACGGACTCCCGCGTTATCCTTGCGCTTGCGTACCAGCCGGTGCGGTATTTTCTTTTTGGCGCCGGGCTTGAGTGGCTCTACAATGTGGGGTCTATCAAAGCCGTCAATTCGCTCCGGTATGGGGCGGCGTTCATGCTTTTTCCGCTCAGGCAATTGGCATTCAGCTCGAGCGTGGTTATGAAGGGGATGGGTCCACAGCAGGTCCGCGCGAGCGCAGGGGCAGAAGTGCAGTTTTCTCACGTGCGGTGCACCGCCTCGTATTCGTATCTTTGGAGTGCGACACCCACACGGCCCCACTACGTTTCAATTGGGGTAGCCGGTTTTCTCAAACCGGTTCCCGAACAACCCCTGTGGCAAGAGGTGTACCGCTCCTATTTGCGCGGGCTGCGCCACTACCACGCGCAGCGCTACGCAGAGGCCATCGCCGAGTGGAAGCGCACGCTGCAGCAGGGCGTCAGTTTTGAGCCTGCGCGGGAAGGCATCGAGCGCGCCACCAAGCTTTTGCAGCTGAACCAAAAGGTTCACGATTTTAACATTTTCTAGCCGCGCCGCCGCGGCATCATCTGCTCCGTCCTGTGCCACGCTGCCGGCACCGGCGGAAAGTGGGGGCGGACCCCTTACTCGACCGTCACCGATTTTGCCAGGTTCCGCGGCTGGTCAATGTCAGTCCCCTTGAGCAGGGCAATGTGGTATGCCAACAGCTGCAGCGGTACGGCGTAAAAAATCGGCGCGGTAAGGGGAGATACCGAAGGTACGGTGACTATCTGACTGCACGCCCCTTCCGGCGCGTCCGCCTCGGGCGTGCATACCGGGCCAAAACGCTCCGGCACGTCCGTAAAGATGTAGAGCATCCCGCCGCGCGCGCGAACTTCCTCGATGTTTGAGGCCATTTTTTCAAACAGGACGCCAGGTGACGCCGGCGCGATTGCAACCACCGGCATCTGCGCGTCCACTAATGCAAGGGGCCCATGCTTTAGCTCCCCCGCTGCGTATGCTTCGGCATGGATGTACGAAATTTCTTTCAGCTTGAGCGCCGATTCAATTGCAATCGGATACAATTCCCCACGCCCCAAAAAGAGCGCATGCTGCGCATGCACAAAATGCCGCGCGCACCGCGCAACGTCTGCCTCACACTCAAGCACGTGCTCCACATCCTGAGGCAGTCGCTGGAGCGCCGCAGAGAGCGCGTCCTCGGGCTCCTGCGTGAGTATCTTTTTTGCCTGCGCAATCATGCGGGTGAGCACGAGCAAGCACACCAGCTGGGTGGTAAAAGACTTCGTTGAAGCAACCCCTATTTCTGACCCCGCGTGGGTGAGCAGCACTGCGTCCGACTCACGCACCAACGTGGAACGTGCCCCGTTGCAAATGGCAATCGCACAGAGATACCCTTGCGTTTTTGCCAGGCGCAGTGCGGCAATGGTGTCAGCCGTTTCTCCCGACTGAGAAATCGTCAGTACTATTTCACGCGCGTGCACGACGCTCGTGCGATAGCGGTACTCTGAGGCAATCTCCACCTGACATCCCACCCCTGCAAATGCCTCAAACCAGTAACGCGCCACTAACCCTGCATGGTACGAGGTACCACACGCGATAATGCGCACCCGTGTTATCCGTCTAAACAGCCGCTCAAACGTCTTACACGAGGTACCGTCCAAGACCCGGTCCTCCCCGAACGTCCGCACCTGTGCGCGAGAAGACGAAGAAAACGACATATAGGCATTCAGCGTATGCCGTATAGCGTGTGGCTGCTGCCATATTTCTTGATGCATATGGTGACGGTGCGTACCCTTATCCTGCGTACAAAGCTGCATCTGATACGTAACAACAGGACGCGCCACAACGTTTCCCTGCGCGTCGTGGACGCACACGCTATCTCGGTGGACGTCTGCGATGTCTCCTTCCTCAAGATACAAAAAACGCTGCGTAACATGCGCAAGCGCAAGCGGGTCTGACGTAACAAAATTTTCCCCACAGCCGAGTCCTACCGCCAACGGACTGCCAGAACGCGCAGCAATCAACCGCCCAGGAGATGCAGCGTCCATGCAAAGTAACCCGTAGGTACCCCGAACCTGCGTCAACACTTTTTTTACCGCAAGCAGGAGGTGCGCCGTGTACCGCAACTCCCAGTGCAAAAGATGCGCGAGCACCTCGCTATCAGTTTGTGAATGAAAAAAATAGCCACGGGTCACTAGCATTTCACGCAAAGACCGATGGTTTTCAACAATACCGTTGTGAACTATCGCAACGGATTCAGAACAATGCGGATGCGCATTCGCTGCACACGGCTTGCCGTGCGTTGCCCACCGGGTGTGCGCAATGCCCATGGTCCCGCAAAGAGGACTCTGACCTAATAGCGCGCAGAGCGACTGAACACGACCCTCACAGCGTAAAAGGCGGAGCGCACAGTCCGAGCCAACGACAGCGATCCCTGCAGAATCATACCCGCGGTATTCAAGACGACGCAGCCCCTCAAGCAAGAGACCTGAGACATCACGCCCCGCCACCATCCCAACGATTCCACACATAGACGCCTTTTCAGTGCAAAAGCACACGGGAGAACGTTAAACTCAAACCCACAGAACACACGCACGCGTAGGAACCATTCTGACTCAACCAAGCCACGAGCCGCCTCGCAGGCTACGGTCCAGCGCACCAACAGGGAGACTCACCACCTCCCCCAAGGGGAGACCCGACGAACGAGCAAGGTAACCCACAGGTCACAGGCGATCCCATGCCCATCCGTTGCCTTGCTGCACATCGCTCACTTTTTCGAAGCTGAATCTGGGAGTATTTCCTGTAACTCTATCTCAAAAACTAGGAGCGCACCTGGAGGGATAACCCCCTCGATACCACGCTCCCCATACCCCAAGGAAGAAGGCACATAAAACCGATAGGTAGAACCCACCGGCATCAGCTTTAAGCCCTCAGATACCCCAGGCACCATACCATCCACCGGAAACTCCGCAGGCTTATCTCGAGAGGCATCAAACACCGTTCCATCAAGCAGCGTCCCCTTGTACTGAGTGCGCACCCTCTGACCGCCCTGCGGCTTTGGACCATCTGCAGCCTTTACCACCTCGTACTGCAACCCAGAGGAAGTTACCTGCACACCTGGCTTCTTCGCATTCTCTTCAAGAAAGGCCTTTGCCTCCTGCGAATTCTTCTCTACCTCTTTTTGCCGATATGCCTCGAACGCACGCTGTAGCACGTCCTGCGCATCCGCAAGTGCCTGCTTATCCTTGTCTGCACTGACTGTCTTCTTTAGACCCTTCCACACCTGACCCAGGTCAACGTCTAACTTCGAATCCTGCAGCGTCACCCCCATGAGAACCCCAAAGGCATACCCCACACTCTTCTTTGAAAGCGGCGTCTTCTGCCGCTCCTGCTCCTGCACCTTTCGCGGATCGAGCTGATCAGCAGTCAGCGCCTTCTTATCCGCAGCCTCCCCGGCAGAGGACACCCCCTCAGCACCCTTCCGACAGGAAAAAATACTCATACCCGCAAGGAGCAGAAGCGCGAAAGAACACACCCCTGCAGCTTCTTTTTTCAAAATCACCGCTCCTTTTGCGCGCTCATCCGCGCCGCCCCGAGGCGACCAGCCTACCCCATCCGTACTTCACACGTCAAGGAGATAGCTAATGCCCCGATCCTTCCTTGAGCCACACCCACTTTTCAGGCATCGTACGCACCATGAACCTCTATTTGGATTGGGCTGCAGCTGCTATACCCGAAACCCGGCTTATCCTACGCGAAACGCAACAGGCCTGTACTCTCTTTGCCAACCCTTCTGCTGTGCATTGCTTGGGAAACGATGCGCGCGATGCGCTCGAACGAGCACGACACACGTGTGCCCAGAGCTTAGGCATCAATCCAGAACGCCTTATATTCACTTCAGGCGGGAGCGAAGCAAATCAACTTGCCCTCCTTTCTGTCCTTACTCGTCTTCCTCACGCAGAAATCAGCGTCAGTATGCTAGAGCACGCGTCGGTCACTGCACTTTTGCCCCGGCTTGAGCGGTTGCAGGTATCCGTACGCCACATCCCCGTCAATGCCCGCGGTTTCATTACCCCTGAGGCTGTACGTGCAACGCTCAGTCCCCGTACCACGCTAGTGTGCGTGAGCGCCGTACATAGTGAAACCGGCGCCATCCAGCCGCTCCCTGCTATTGCGCACGTGCTTGCACATACAGGCACACGCGGACGCTCTATCCAGCTCCACGTAGACGCCGCACAGGCCTTTGGGAAAATACCGCTCAATCTGTATATGGACCTTCCGCGCATAGAGGAACATGCACAGGAAAACAACGCGCCACAGACACCACCGGGCTACCCCGCACCCACTGCACAACGCGCGCTTACCTACTCGGTAGCAATCAGTGGCCACAAAATAGGCGCACCACGGGGTATTGGGCTACTGTGCGCACACCGTTCATTTACCCCCTTTGTCCTGGGAGGCGGACAGGAAAAAGAGCGCCGCCCGGGAACTGAGAACCTTGCAGGTGCGCTCGCGCTCGCCGCTTGCGTGCGCGAAGGCGCCTTCTTCCGTACTCTACATACCACTCCGGAAGGCCCTACACCGCATACGAAGCCCACAGCTCCTGCAGGGTTACGCAGTGTCCGAGCGCGTACGTGCGCCTTTGTGCGTGCACTCAGCGATTTACCGCGGGTGCAACTAGTCCCTGCAACGCGCAAAGAAGACGAAGCGCACTTCTCTCCCTACATCGTCTGCTGTGCGGTACAAGACGCCAGCGGCGAGGCATTAGTACGTGCATTCTCAGACGCAGGTGTGTGCATCTCCACCGGTTCTGCCTGCTCGACAAAGAAAGGTGGCGTTTCAACACGCCTTCTGCGTGCACTCGGGGTAGAATCCCGCGCAACGCGCGGCGTGCTGCGTTTCTCTTTTGGTCCACACACCACCGCCGAAGATCTCGATCGGGTCTTAACGCTTTTCCGTAC
Proteins encoded in this region:
- the glmS gene encoding glutamine--fructose-6-phosphate transaminase (isomerizing), which produces MCGIVGMVAGRDVSGLLLEGLRRLEYRGYDSAGIAVVGSDCALRLLRCEGRVQSLCALLGQSPLCGTMGIAHTRWATHGKPCAANAHPHCSESVAIVHNGIVENHRSLREMLVTRGYFFHSQTDSEVLAHLLHWELRYTAHLLLAVKKVLTQVRGTYGLLCMDAASPGRLIAARSGSPLAVGLGCGENFVTSDPLALAHVTQRFLYLEEGDIADVHRDSVCVHDAQGNVVARPVVTYQMQLCTQDKGTHRHHMHQEIWQQPHAIRHTLNAYMSFSSSSRAQVRTFGEDRVLDGTSCKTFERLFRRITRVRIIACGTSYHAGLVARYWFEAFAGVGCQVEIASEYRYRTSVVHAREIVLTISQSGETADTIAALRLAKTQGYLCAIAICNGARSTLVRESDAVLLTHAGSEIGVASTKSFTTQLVCLLVLTRMIAQAKKILTQEPEDALSAALQRLPQDVEHVLECEADVARCARHFVHAQHALFLGRGELYPIAIESALKLKEISYIHAEAYAAGELKHGPLALVDAQMPVVAIAPASPGVLFEKMASNIEEVRARGGMLYIFTDVPERFGPVCTPEADAPEGACSQIVTVPSVSPLTAPIFYAVPLQLLAYHIALLKGTDIDQPRNLAKSVTVE
- a CDS encoding UPF0164 family protein, whose translation is MVHYKSVFYKSAALVCGFVLAGASVAIASSEAAAKTRSKMSEFKRRAVSSPSGGRLSVLDGSFTALANDASFFEANPAGSANMTHSELTFAHTVGFNNSHAETLSYVGQSGNWGYGASMRMFFPESGFNFSPSTGPVCTPASNPIKKLGGLGIVNFSRRFGGLSIGANLKAGFRDAQGLTHLSLGTDVGLQWVGNVAKFFSSAEPNMYVGLSATNLGFTVKLPGSPFVLCRATGEQCCKTCSGRCTGVGTCCNGEKPCCKDCDCNCPCQDEATPGSPHATDTMLRAGFAYRPLSWFLFSVGVATRVNVSNLQVDHLWKRSSYALGMILDPVRFLTLLSGVAVNANGKVRAGVGAEIRVACFQVSASYRYDSTGDEQQGTPHNMSLGASILLGRK
- a CDS encoding cysteine desulfurase family protein → MNLYLDWAAAAIPETRLILRETQQACTLFANPSAVHCLGNDARDALERARHTCAQSLGINPERLIFTSGGSEANQLALLSVLTRLPHAEISVSMLEHASVTALLPRLERLQVSVRHIPVNARGFITPEAVRATLSPRTTLVCVSAVHSETGAIQPLPAIAHVLAHTGTRGRSIQLHVDAAQAFGKIPLNLYMDLPRIEEHAQENNAPQTPPGYPAPTAQRALTYSVAISGHKIGAPRGIGLLCAHRSFTPFVLGGGQEKERRPGTENLAGALALAACVREGAFFRTLHTTPEGPTPHTKPTAPAGLRSVRARTCAFVRALSDLPRVQLVPATRKEDEAHFSPYIVCCAVQDASGEALVRAFSDAGVCISTGSACSTKKGGVSTRLLRALGVESRATRGVLRFSFGPHTTAEDLDRVLTLFRTLLQKL
- a CDS encoding FKBP-type peptidyl-prolyl cis-trans isomerase, with the translated sequence MILKKEAAGVCSFALLLLAGMSIFSCRKGAEGVSSAGEAADKKALTADQLDPRKVQEQERQKTPLSKKSVGYAFGVLMGVTLQDSKLDVDLGQVWKGLKKTVSADKDKQALADAQDVLQRAFEAYRQKEVEKNSQEAKAFLEENAKKPGVQVTSSGLQYEVVKAADGPKPQGGQRVRTQYKGTLLDGTVFDASRDKPAEFPVDGMVPGVSEGLKLMPVGSTYRFYVPSSLGYGERGIEGVIPPGALLVFEIELQEILPDSASKK
- a CDS encoding UPF0164 family protein, which translates into the protein MVRRPCVSAAPVRVGGRLVFGFARVGSRGLCLGALLLSPRIVLAQHVADAPLGARGVVPRSSLPRRTRAARATTLRSRGGVVSSRASGGTLVVTAQKPKVMARNDVDYRPLSLQAGGRQGSLDLVATATADDASFFEANAAGSATIPRMTLAFFHTMRISDSHIDVLSFVGRAGRTGYGVSARAFYPDMSSKTTGFVGIFNVSHAFSSAYRFKGVSVGANLKVGYRHTRGGGSSQSKSSNGKENHHIVLTADVGVRGAWTVSKNFGAHEPNLWAGVAFRNIGASINATNLHGNNGAGGSGGGGGGNGDGKPAHVTDSRVILALAYQPVRYFLFGAGLEWLYNVGSIKAVNSLRYGAAFMLFPLRQLAFSSSVVMKGMGPQQVRASAGAEVQFSHVRCTASYSYLWSATPTRPHYVSIGVAGFLKPVPEQPLWQEVYRSYLRGLRHYHAQRYAEAIAEWKRTLQQGVSFEPAREGIERATKLLQLNQKVHDFNIF
- a CDS encoding UPF0164 family protein, with the translated sequence MLRLPTARACITMGTMIRHTFTHRCGALLCALALGSSTMAATAAAKPKKGQMQKLRQRPVWAPTGGRYASLDGAFTALANDASFFEANPAGSANMTHGELAFFHTTGFGSFHAETLSYVGQSGNWGYGASMRMFFPESGFDFSTTTEPVCTPASNPIKQRGAIGIINFARRIGGLSLGANLKAGFRDAQGLQHTSVSSDIGLQWVGNVAKSFTSEEPNLYIGLAATNLGLTVKVSDKIENCTSTCEKCGCCKERCCCNGKKACCKDCDCNCPCQDCNDKGTVHATDTMLRAGFAYRPFSWFLFSLGATTSMNVQTLASSDAKSLYQNLAYSIGAMFDPFSFLSLSSSFRINHKANMRVGVGAEARIARIKLNAGYRCDVSDISSGSGCTGAKASHYLSLGGAILLGRN